In Erpetoichthys calabaricus chromosome 4, fErpCal1.3, whole genome shotgun sequence, one genomic interval encodes:
- the LOC114650666 gene encoding uncharacterized protein LOC114650666, whose amino-acid sequence MKGVRAMYRRVRDFRGIRPCYRNDVHEVMRQLDARGLHRRQPGNRKILRCQYSTKGPNHTWHIDGNDKLRFYGIWIHLCIDGYSRRVIWLHAGTSNRNPRFIARYFLDAVETENGCPRLVRADRGCENSLVAIIQMSFRYRHHDSLAGVNSFRYGKSIHNQRAEYFNGYLKKSWISFWQKHFEAMVEAGILELSNPIHILIRKCCLYISFCFRHCVQYCFLPLIERQLYSERIEWNNHRIRKQTLAAGPFGKPDMLYFCPPSGTPHLLCTIDDDLQQHADTIACEKGATLTVANVAFRQLCSTVFTLPRSMDGYSVDDAVASYLTTANHITTLMTRMNLIEPDNFVQAFEIYEKIINSSHTK is encoded by the exons ATGAAAGGTGTTCGAGCTATGTATAGACGTGTGAGGGACTTCAGAGGAATTCGACCATGCTATCG aaaTGATGTACATGAAGTAATGCGTCAATTGGATGCAAGGGGTCTGCACAGACGACAGCCAGGAAATCGCAAAATTCTGAGATGCCAGTACTCAACAAAAGGCCCCAATCACACTTGGCACATTGATG GAAATGATAAATTGCGTTTTTATGGAATCTGGATTCATCTGTGTATTGATGG ATATTCAAGACGTGTTATATGGCTACATGCAGGGACCTCCAATCGGAATCCACGTTTCATTGCTAGATATTTTCTTGATGCTGTGGAAACAGAAAATG GTTGTCCACGCCTTGTGAGAGCAGATAGGGGTTGTGAAAATTCTTTAGTTGCCATTATACAGATGTCTTTTAGATACCGTCACCATGACAGCTTAGCAGGAGTTAACAGTTTCAGATATGGGAAGTCTATACATAATCAa cGAGCAGAGTACTTTAATGGATACCTAAAAAAATCATGGATATCTTTCTGGCAAAAACATTTTGAG GCAATGGTGGAAGCTGGAATTTTGGAACTGTCCAATcccatacatat TTTAATAAGAAAATGTTGTTTAtacatttcattctgtttcagacaCTGTGTCCAATATTGCTTTTTACCTCTTATTGAAAGGCAGCTTTACTCTGAGCGCATTGAATGGAACAACCACAGGATTCGTAAGCAGACTCTAGCTGCAGgaccatttggaaaaccagacatgctttatttttgtcctccatcCG GAACTCCACATTTGCTGTGCACAATTGATGATGATCTTCAGCAGCATGCAGACACTATTGCTTGTGAAAAGGGAGCAACCCTGACTGTGGCCAATGTTGCTTTCAGGCAGTTGTGCTCCACTGTGTTTACTCTCCCCAGATCAATGGATGGTTATTCAGTTGATGATGCTGTGGCTTCCTATCTAACGACTGCAAATCACATCACAACCCTTATGACCAGAATGAATCTGATTGAGCCAGATAACTTTGTACAGGCTtttgaaatatatgaaaaaatcatCAATTCTTCTCAtactaaataa